A stretch of Candidatus Hydrogenedentota bacterium DNA encodes these proteins:
- a CDS encoding MBL fold metallo-hydrolase translates to MRENRAFCTIPALLAASWIAALAGAAQGEATADNGKGEKAMKSFAESDIHWLGHDGFMLAGEKTIYIDPYKIDGGATADIILITHDHFDHCSPEDIAKIQGPQTTVVAPRDCLGKIPGNKKAIKPGELLTLDTIVIEAVPAYNINKNFHPKANGWVGYVVTMKGFRIYHAGDTDHIPEMKTIKADIALLPVSGTYVMTAEEAVRAALDINPAIAIPMHYGAIVGQPDDAVRFRDLLKGKVDVVIKKKGA, encoded by the coding sequence ATGAGAGAAAACAGGGCGTTCTGCACGATACCGGCGCTGTTGGCGGCATCGTGGATAGCAGCGCTGGCGGGCGCCGCGCAGGGCGAGGCAACGGCGGACAATGGAAAAGGAGAAAAGGCGATGAAATCCTTTGCGGAATCCGACATACACTGGCTGGGGCATGACGGTTTCATGCTGGCCGGAGAGAAAACCATTTACATCGATCCGTACAAGATAGATGGCGGCGCCACCGCCGACATCATCCTTATCACGCACGATCATTTCGATCATTGTTCACCCGAAGACATCGCGAAAATCCAAGGTCCCCAGACCACGGTTGTCGCTCCGCGAGACTGCCTTGGCAAGATACCGGGCAACAAAAAAGCCATCAAGCCGGGGGAATTGCTGACTTTGGACACTATTGTGATCGAGGCCGTTCCCGCTTACAACATCAACAAGAATTTCCACCCCAAAGCCAACGGATGGGTCGGCTACGTGGTAACCATGAAAGGTTTCCGCATCTATCATGCCGGCGACACGGATCATATCCCGGAAATGAAAACCATCAAGGCCGACATTGCCCTGCTGCCCGTTTCCGGAACCTATGTCATGACCGCCGAAGAAGCCGTCCGCGCCGCTCTGGATATCAATCCGGCCATTGCCATTCCGATGCACTATGGAGCCATCGTCGGCCAGCCGGACGACGCCGTGCGCTTTCGGGATCTGCTGAAAGGCAAGGTGGACGTCGTCATCAAAAAGAAAGGAGCGTAG